GAATTCCGGCGTCGAAATCGTCCTCGAAAGTCCGGCGGCGTTTGAACTGCTCCACCAGAACAGCATTCGACTCTACTCAGGAGCCCTGGCTGCAGAGGTCAATTCTGAAGCCGTCGGCTTCGTGGTGGAAACTCCATCCCAGCGTGTAGTAGACCTGGGAACCCGCTTCGGCGTGCACGTGGAACAGGATGGCTCTTCAGAAACGCATGTGTTTCAGGGAAAAGTGGTCTGCGCTGAAAAACAGAATCAACAGACAAAAGGGAACACCCACTTTCTGACAGCCGGACAGGCAATTCAACTGAAAGGGGATGGCAGTCCGGCTGTCACGCTCCGGACCGACGAAAGCCGATTCTCACGTGCACTCCGATTTCAGGCACAGATTGAAACCCTCGAAGGCGCGATCCAATACCGACAGGAAATGCCTGCCCGACTGGGAGCCGGTGATTGCTGCAGCAGTGAGCACCTCGCTCTGTTCCAGGAGCAAAAAAACCTGATCCTGCAAGAGGATGTTACCGTCTGGAAGATCCCTGTAGCAGAGGAAGCTGCAACTCAGTTGGAACAGAGACAGACCATCCCCAAAGGCACGAAAGTCAACGTCTTTCTCCTGCATCTGGACGGACCACACAAAGATGCAGCAGGCAAAGATCATCCCAGAGTAGCCGTAAATGGCACGATCCACTTCCGAAACCCGGTTCTGGGGGGATTCAAAATCGATCCGGATTTATATGCCACCGACCAGAGTTTCGGTCGAACTGATATTGAATACGACAACCAGGAATTCGGTCGCAGTGGACGCGGCATTGATCGTAGTGACAAAACCGAACTCTCCCCTTCCGGAAAACAATTGCGCGTGGCCTGGAGCCAGCGTGGCGGAGGAGGAATTGGACGAGACCAGATTCGCATTCTGGTCGCCACGGAAGACTGAAGACAGCCCCTTTTAAATTTCAACTGAAAATGTTCCGGGTCCTGTAACCGGAAAAACGACAAACCCTGTTTTTATCCCAAGTGAGATGAAAGATGAAACTCCACTCCCGTAATCGATCAAACCGCGGTTTCACGCTGATTGAATTACTCGTTGTAATCGCCATCATTGCCATTCTGATTGCACTGCTCCTGCCCGCTGTCCAGCAGGCACGCGAAGCGGCCCGCCGCTCAGAATGCAAAAACAATCTGAAACAGATGGGCCTGGCCATCCACAATTACCATGACACCTACCGCATTCTGCCCCCCGGCTTTAACGTGGACCTGGTCGTCGCGAACACCTCAACCGGAAACGGCGGGCTCGGCTGGAGCGGTTCGATTCTGCCCGGACTCGATCAGGCCAACCTGTATAATACAATCGATTTCAATGCAGACTGGGGCACCGGTGCAAATGAAGACGCCTGTGCGACGTATCTCAGCGCCTATCGCTGCCCTTCTGACACGACCGTCAGTCATCGTAATCATGACGGCATCGATGCCCGCGTCCCCACATCTTATCTCGCCTGTTTCTCAGGAACCCGCGGTTCAGACAGTGAAGCCAATGTGACCGACGCAGACGGCATCTTCTTCCTGAACAGTTCCATCCGTATGCGTGACCTCACCGATGGCTCGTCCAACACGATTGGTGTTGGTGAATGTGTGAATGACTTTGATGCATTTAAAGATCATTTCTACATCGGTTCGACTTCTATCGGCGGCTGGGATGGTGCCCCCCGTGAGTATTCCGAATATCTGGCCAGCACCGATGTCCCCATGAATACGACCAACGAAGTCGCATTCGGCAGCATGCACGTCGGCGGCGCCCAGTTTCTGATGATGGATGGTTCCGTCCGCTTCCTCAGTGAAAACATGAGTCGTACGATTTATTCGTACCTCGGCAGTCGCGCGGACGGCGAAGTCATCGGCGATTTCTAAACGTTTCAATGAATCATACTCCCGAGTTCACTGCAGGAAGGCTGGTGACAGTCGTCCTGCATATGACTCTTACTCCCGAAACCCAAAAGGCAAATTACGACAATGAACGCGTCAACGTTAATTAACCGAGGGAATACAAACAAATTTCAATCTGGTCTGGCATCACTGCTTTGCCTGGTATTGATATCGCAGATGAGCAGCGGCTGTTCCTCTTCGCAGGATCTGGCAGCCAGTCAACCCGCCGCGCAGGTGGAACAGGCGGTCGCGCAGCTCAACGAAAGCGGTGCGGAAATCGTACTCGATGAAGCCGGTGAAGTCGTCGCCGTCAAGTTGCCACAGAAAACCAGCCCCGAGGTCATTGCCACTCTGGCCAGTTTAAGTAAACTCAAACGCGTGGATGCATCCGAAACCGATCTGCAGCAGACAGCTTTCGCGAACTTGAAGTCTGCGAACCCGAATGTCAAAATTGAGTTTCCCTTATAAGCCTGACTGTTTCCCTCTACCCGACTCAGTGATAATATCGAACACACAGCGCTTTGCGTAGAAATGAACGCCCCATGAAACTTGCCTTCATCCTGAACACCATGCTTATGACTGCCGCTTCAGTACTCCCCCTGTCTGCTGAGGAACTGCCTCCCGCTGAAGAGGGAACCTTCAGCATCGCCGTTATTCCTGATACGCAACATTACAAAGGCCAGGGAACCAGTCGTAAATCACAGGCCGATGATCCCACATCAAATCCGGTCTTCACAGCGATCACCGACTGCATCATCGACGAACTGGATCGGCAGAAAATTGTCTTCGTCAGCCATGTGGGTGACATTGTCGATATTAATAACGACGAACAATGGAAGGTCGCACAACAATGCATGGATAAGCTGCATGGCAAAGTTCCCTATGGAATCAGCGTCGGCAATCATGATATGGTGGGCAAGTCTGGTAACTCTTCCCTGTTCCAGAAGTATTTTCCCAAATCCCGGTTCACGGAATTCGACTGGTATGGGGGCTGTTTTGAACCGACCAGTGGAAAACCGGAAGTCTCAGGCAACAATGCCAACAGCTTTCAACTCTTCTCCACAGCCGGCATGGATTTCATTATTGTGCATCTGGAATGTAATGCCCCGGACAATGTTTTAGCCTGGGCCGATCAGGTTCTGGAACAGCATGCGAACCGCAGAGCCATTATCACGACACACATGGATCTCGGACCTCTGGAACACCCCAAAGCGCCACGCGATTATTTCGATGCCCCCAAAGGCCGCATGGTCTGGAAAAAATGCCATGGCACAAATGGCAATACTTCGCAGCAGATGTGGGATAAATGTTTCAGCCAGCACAAAAACCTGTTCCTGATCTGCTGTGGCGACCAGAGCCGCACACAGGCATTGCACCAGACGGTCAAAGGGGAACACGGCAATACCGTACACGAGCTGCTGTCAGATTACGGCGCAGAAGGCTTCCGCCTGATGCGGTTTATCCCGGCTCAAAACAAGATTGAAGTTCGGACCTGGAATCCGGTGAAGAAACAGCTGTGTGAAAAAACGAAAATCGTCCCCGCACGCGACCAGCATCAGTTCACGCTGGATTACCAGATGACGAAATAAGTCAGTGGCATCCGTGCCGGTCTCTCATTTCTCTTTCACAGGTAGAGGAATGATCAGGCCGGCAAAGCGGGTCGCCGTACTGCGGTGATTCGGCAGATGATATTGAATGCACGGGGAAGCCCGGCAGATTGGACCCGCGTGCCGAGATACGCCTTTTTCGATCTGCTTCTGGTCCGTTTTACCCCGCGAAAACGCCTCTGCAGCCAGCTTTTCAGATTCCGCTTCTGGCGCGTGATCGGTAGCAGGCACTTCCGCATTGACGGCGATCCTGTGGAATCATTCGCGACGGAACCCCTCTACTGGATTGAATATGAGATCAGAGTTCCTGTTTCTCCAAAATTCAGATCTCAGCATTCTGTCGTAGAATCTGCTACCCAAATGCTCAGCATATGTATATAATTAAGAACATTTCTCAACGAGTTCTCACTACAGGGTGTTATGCCTAAGCCGCCAGATATAGAGACGTTCCTCAATCTTTTACGGGAGAGCCACCTGCTCTCAGCGGAAGAGGTCC
The sequence above is a segment of the Gimesia algae genome. Coding sequences within it:
- a CDS encoding metallophosphoesterase family protein, with protein sequence MKLAFILNTMLMTAASVLPLSAEELPPAEEGTFSIAVIPDTQHYKGQGTSRKSQADDPTSNPVFTAITDCIIDELDRQKIVFVSHVGDIVDINNDEQWKVAQQCMDKLHGKVPYGISVGNHDMVGKSGNSSLFQKYFPKSRFTEFDWYGGCFEPTSGKPEVSGNNANSFQLFSTAGMDFIIVHLECNAPDNVLAWADQVLEQHANRRAIITTHMDLGPLEHPKAPRDYFDAPKGRMVWKKCHGTNGNTSQQMWDKCFSQHKNLFLICCGDQSRTQALHQTVKGEHGNTVHELLSDYGAEGFRLMRFIPAQNKIEVRTWNPVKKQLCEKTKIVPARDQHQFTLDYQMTK
- a CDS encoding FecR domain-containing protein, producing the protein MRSLQRKQRALIKLIYEVQNETASSNQLKELSERLRGDVEAQKLYVYLMDMHAELILEEEFLAPEQWDLFSQQTEQQRTVRKLPRARKPLSHYLLLTICYLLPFTVLAYFTWYAVQPVPHTQVAVLGEMDHAMITGDAEPLLAQAPLFTGHTYQLQQGIARLLMNSGVEIVLESPAAFELLHQNSIRLYSGALAAEVNSEAVGFVVETPSQRVVDLGTRFGVHVEQDGSSETHVFQGKVVCAEKQNQQTKGNTHFLTAGQAIQLKGDGSPAVTLRTDESRFSRALRFQAQIETLEGAIQYRQEMPARLGAGDCCSSEHLALFQEQKNLILQEDVTVWKIPVAEEAATQLEQRQTIPKGTKVNVFLLHLDGPHKDAAGKDHPRVAVNGTIHFRNPVLGGFKIDPDLYATDQSFGRTDIEYDNQEFGRSGRGIDRSDKTELSPSGKQLRVAWSQRGGGGIGRDQIRILVATED
- a CDS encoding DUF1559 domain-containing protein; the encoded protein is MKLHSRNRSNRGFTLIELLVVIAIIAILIALLLPAVQQAREAARRSECKNNLKQMGLAIHNYHDTYRILPPGFNVDLVVANTSTGNGGLGWSGSILPGLDQANLYNTIDFNADWGTGANEDACATYLSAYRCPSDTTVSHRNHDGIDARVPTSYLACFSGTRGSDSEANVTDADGIFFLNSSIRMRDLTDGSSNTIGVGECVNDFDAFKDHFYIGSTSIGGWDGAPREYSEYLASTDVPMNTTNEVAFGSMHVGGAQFLMMDGSVRFLSENMSRTIYSYLGSRADGEVIGDF